Part of the Virgibacillus necropolis genome, TAGCCATCTTTTTTATCTTTAATTTTAAGAGCATCTGCAATGTTTTTTGCCACTGAGGGCTTTTCAGCTAAAATTAATCTCATTTTATTCACTCATTTTTCATTCGTATTTTTCTATAGTATACCATGTTTTAAGCAGTGATGGAACGAATGTTCTTTTTAAAATTCATCTAAGTAAAAATTCTTGAAGCGTCCATAAGTATATCCTTCAAGGAGCGTTATCCCACTTTCAATTCATATAAAAGCACTATTACCTATGGATCTACTCTGGGATGATCAATTTGTGAACTCAAGTCTCTTCCTTTATTTATGAAAAGATCTTTTATCCATTCTCTTGTTTTAATGTCAATATGTTAATTTGAGGCGAATTAAATAATCGGAATTTCAAAAAGGAAATCGCGTCACTACTCCCCAATCCGGTGCTCACATATTGTTTAAGACCTTTATACTCCCACAGACCTTTTACTCGATCTTGTGGTGGAAAGAAACCACCATTTCCATACCATGCCTCCGGAACAAAAAGCGCTCCAATGAATGGAAGACGAATTTGCCCCCCATGATAATGTCCTGTTATTAATAAATCATAATCACGCAACTTTAAATCAGTCGCGTCTTCTATGTGATCAATCCGAGAATCAACTACAGGGTAATGGTTGAGCGCAATTAGTACATCGAGGTCTGCTGCTTTATTTAATTCCTCCAATAACCCTTGTTGATAAGTAAGGTATTTTTTATTCGAAGCATAGGATGGCTTAGGTATTCCATTTGGTATTCCAACGTTTCCTATTGATAACTCAAAGTTTACAAAACTAAGAGTTGCGCCGTCCATCGAAACAGTTTCGTAACTCTCTAGAAACGTAACCCCTCTTTTCTCCATCCCTTGAACAAATTCACTTTTATTAATGGTTTGGTTCACTTGATAGCTTTCTGGATCCGCGTTTCCAGGTACATACCATGCATGTTCTTTACCCTTAATACCTTCTAAAACCGTATAAAAAGGTTTATAGTTTGTACTACTGACTCCGTCCATCATATCTCCCGTAAAAACAATCGCATCATATTCAATAGAATTAATAGCGTTAATCAGCTTTTTTTGATTTTTGCCAAATACCTTTTCATGGAGGTCAGAAATTTGCAGGATCTTAAAACCGTCCAACTGTTCAGGCAGATCATCTATCGCTATATCTTGTTTTACTACGGTAATACGGTTATTGTCCCAGAATGTATAGATAGCAAGAACAACCAATACGACTAAAAAAACTACCAAAACCTTACCTCCTATTTTTTTCAAAGCTTATCGCTCTCCTTTTAATGCAGAAAACACCCAGTGTTAATTAATTTTGATTCCATTTAACTAAATGTCGAAAATCAGG contains:
- a CDS encoding metallophosphoesterase; this encodes MVVFLVVLVVLAIYTFWDNNRITVVKQDIAIDDLPEQLDGFKILQISDLHEKVFGKNQKKLINAINSIEYDAIVFTGDMMDGVSSTNYKPFYTVLEGIKGKEHAWYVPGNADPESYQVNQTINKSEFVQGMEKRGVTFLESYETVSMDGATLSFVNFELSIGNVGIPNGIPKPSYASNKKYLTYQQGLLEELNKAADLDVLIALNHYPVVDSRIDHIEDATDLKLRDYDLLITGHYHGGQIRLPFIGALFVPEAWYGNGGFFPPQDRVKGLWEYKGLKQYVSTGLGSSDAISFLKFRLFNSPQINILTLKQENG